In Thiovibrio frasassiensis, one DNA window encodes the following:
- the pgeF gene encoding peptidoglycan editing factor PgeF: MPTVSAVTFSRQGGASAPPYCSLNVGFHVGDDAAGVLRNRAVIKEKLGLGWLVSAKQVHGNKVLVVDWLPQEDVEHAGYDALMTNIPEVGLMIQQADCQAVMLYDPQHGAVANIHSGWRGSVANIIAKTLVAMTAAYGTNPTAILAGISPSLGPCCGEFSQYHTELPLAFHAYQVRPNYFNFWGISRDQLRDSGVPTEQIEIAATCTVCDENYFSYRREGVTGRFASVIGIKTTESGAER, encoded by the coding sequence ATGCCAACGGTATCGGCCGTCACCTTTTCGAGGCAGGGCGGGGCGAGTGCCCCCCCATATTGTTCGCTTAATGTTGGATTCCATGTTGGTGATGATGCGGCAGGGGTTCTGCGGAACAGAGCCGTTATCAAGGAAAAACTCGGGTTGGGCTGGCTTGTTTCGGCAAAGCAGGTGCACGGGAATAAAGTTCTGGTTGTGGACTGGCTGCCGCAAGAGGATGTGGAGCATGCAGGGTATGACGCCCTCATGACCAATATTCCCGAGGTCGGTTTGATGATCCAGCAGGCCGATTGTCAGGCGGTGATGTTGTACGATCCTCAACATGGTGCGGTGGCCAATATCCATTCCGGCTGGCGGGGCAGTGTGGCCAATATCATCGCCAAAACCTTGGTTGCCATGACCGCGGCATACGGGACGAACCCTACGGCGATTCTTGCTGGGATCAGTCCGTCCTTGGGGCCATGCTGTGGGGAGTTCAGCCAATATCACACAGAACTTCCTCTCGCGTTTCACGCCTATCAGGTCCGGCCGAATTATTTTAATTTTTGGGGTATCAGCCGGGACCAACTCCGCGACAGCGGTGTGCCTACGGAACAGATCGAGATTGCCGCAACCTGTACGGTTTGCGATGAAAATTATTTTTCCTATCGCCGTGAGGGGGTTACCGGGCGGTTTGCCTCGGTGATAGGGATAAAGACGACTGAGTCAGGGGCTGAGAGATGA